The Fictibacillus arsenicus genome contains a region encoding:
- a CDS encoding YaaC family protein yields MRQDVWSLFDMFFSSQKTQQFLAKQYEKLNLQDSNGKSFDNTYGFIYYIEHGKKYYTLADQAPAELKPVLLFYGMTQLMKACILCKDPEYPDSSSVLAHGLSTRKRKKRSYEFFNDEVKVQKTGLFNHFCEKMFHMKHIEGEKFMMNPLLKTLPELVPLYKQMTGGFYQIKLKKESNDIFSLSAEAADLLHMSADRFEEYMNGMFSSNMKIELIDANNYRILIKEQLHPFNCFPLNYHFAEDTYYFPIDRDLLQMPVLNELMVHYVLLYNLSMISRYDTEWWSELFHTYTSQELPFINQFLNITAMKIPYLFGQLLHTMDIP; encoded by the coding sequence ATGAGGCAAGATGTATGGTCTTTGTTTGATATGTTCTTTTCCTCTCAAAAAACGCAGCAATTTCTAGCAAAACAATATGAAAAATTAAATTTGCAGGATAGCAACGGAAAGAGCTTTGATAATACTTATGGATTTATTTACTATATTGAACACGGAAAAAAATACTACACGCTAGCAGATCAAGCTCCTGCAGAACTTAAGCCTGTGCTTCTATTTTACGGAATGACTCAATTGATGAAGGCTTGTATATTATGCAAGGATCCTGAATATCCGGATTCGAGTTCCGTATTGGCTCATGGATTATCTACGAGAAAGAGGAAAAAAAGGAGCTATGAATTTTTTAATGATGAGGTGAAAGTACAAAAAACAGGTCTGTTCAATCACTTTTGCGAAAAAATGTTTCACATGAAACACATCGAAGGCGAGAAGTTCATGATGAATCCTCTGCTTAAAACTCTGCCTGAACTAGTGCCTTTGTACAAACAAATGACAGGTGGATTTTATCAGATTAAATTGAAAAAAGAATCCAACGATATCTTTTCATTATCGGCTGAAGCTGCTGACTTACTGCATATGTCGGCTGATCGGTTTGAGGAATACATGAATGGTATGTTCTCCTCAAATATGAAAATAGAATTGATTGATGCAAATAATTATCGAATTTTAATAAAAGAACAGCTGCATCCATTCAATTGTTTTCCACTCAATTATCACTTTGCTGAAGATACATATTACTTTCCTATTGATCGTGATTTGTTGCAGATGCCCGTTCTCAATGAATTGATGGTTCATTATGTTCTTCTCTATAACTTAAGTATGATTAGCCGTTACGATACAGAATGGTGGAGTGAACTGTTCCACACATATACTTCACAAGAGCTGCCTTTTATTAATCAATTCCTAAACATAACAGCTATGAAAATTCCCTATCTCTTTGGCCAATTACTCCATACCATGGATATACCTTAA
- the guaB gene encoding IMP dehydrogenase, giving the protein MWQDKFAKEGLTFDDVLLIPAKSSVLPNEVSIKTRLSDSVQLNIPIISAGMDTVTESNMAIAMARQGGLGIIHKNMSIEEQAEQVDRVKRSESGVITNPFYLTPEHQVFDAEHLMGKYRISGVPIVDADKKLVGILTNRDLRFVQDYSIKISDVMTKENLVTAPVGTTLKEAEKTLQQYKIEKLPLVDEDGTLQGLITIKDIEKVIEFPNSAKDSQGRLLVGAAVGVTKDALLRVEKLVEAGVDAIVIDTAHGHSEGVLQKVNEVRAAYPDLTIIAGNVATAEATRDLIEAGASVVKVGIGPGSICTTRVVAGVGVPQVTAVYDCATEAKKYGVPIIADGGIKYSGDIVKALAAGGHAVMLGSMLAGVSESPGEREIFQGRQFKVYRGMGSVGAMERGSSDRYFQENNKKLVPEGIEGRVPYKGPLADTVYQLIGGIRSGMGYCGTATIDELQNDSRFVKITGAGLRESHPHQVQITKEAPNYSV; this is encoded by the coding sequence ATGTGGCAAGATAAATTTGCTAAAGAAGGATTAACGTTTGATGATGTGTTATTAATTCCTGCAAAATCTTCAGTTCTTCCTAATGAGGTTTCCATTAAAACAAGGTTATCTGATTCTGTGCAATTAAATATTCCGATTATAAGTGCAGGAATGGATACTGTTACTGAATCAAACATGGCGATTGCAATGGCACGTCAAGGCGGCCTTGGGATTATTCATAAGAATATGTCGATTGAAGAACAGGCTGAACAAGTCGACCGTGTAAAACGTTCTGAGAGTGGTGTAATCACAAATCCATTCTATTTAACGCCAGAACACCAAGTTTTTGATGCGGAGCACTTAATGGGTAAATATCGTATTAGCGGTGTACCGATTGTAGATGCTGATAAAAAGCTGGTAGGTATACTTACAAACCGTGACTTACGTTTCGTTCAGGATTATTCCATTAAGATCTCAGATGTAATGACGAAGGAGAACTTAGTAACAGCTCCTGTAGGTACTACTTTAAAAGAAGCAGAGAAAACTCTTCAGCAATATAAAATTGAAAAACTTCCTCTAGTTGATGAAGATGGTACGCTTCAAGGTTTGATCACAATCAAGGATATTGAGAAAGTTATCGAATTCCCTAACTCTGCAAAAGATTCTCAAGGACGTCTCTTGGTAGGTGCTGCAGTCGGAGTTACAAAAGATGCACTGCTGCGTGTTGAGAAGCTGGTTGAAGCGGGTGTGGATGCGATCGTTATTGATACAGCACACGGGCATTCAGAAGGTGTTTTGCAAAAAGTAAATGAAGTAAGAGCTGCTTATCCGGATTTAACGATCATAGCAGGAAACGTAGCAACTGCAGAAGCAACACGTGACCTTATTGAAGCAGGAGCAAGCGTTGTAAAAGTAGGAATCGGTCCTGGTTCCATCTGTACGACTCGTGTTGTTGCAGGTGTAGGTGTTCCGCAAGTTACAGCTGTTTACGATTGTGCTACTGAAGCGAAAAAATACGGTGTACCGATCATAGCGGACGGGGGCATCAAATATTCAGGGGATATCGTTAAAGCTTTAGCTGCAGGCGGACATGCAGTAATGCTTGGAAGCATGCTTGCTGGAGTATCAGAGAGTCCAGGAGAGCGTGAAATCTTCCAAGGGCGCCAGTTTAAGGTTTATCGCGGAATGGGTTCTGTTGGCGCGATGGAACGCGGCAGCAGTGATCGATATTTCCAGGAAAATAATAAAAAGCTTGTTCCAGAAGGAATCGAGGGACGCGTGCCGTACAAAGGCCCTCTTGCAGATACCGTCTATCAGCTAATTGGAGGTATTCGTTCAGGAATGGGGTATTGCGGAACAGCTACGATCGATGAACTTCAAAACGACTCCCGTTTTGTTAAAATTACAGGGGCTGGACTTCGCGAGAGTCATCCGCATCAAGTACAAATTACTAAAGAAGCACCAAATTATTCGGTCTAA
- a CDS encoding D-alanyl-D-alanine carboxypeptidase family protein produces the protein MGLEVQFLNSKIKQLLVLTLIFSFFATSLLGFSNSASAAPSLDVKAEAAILVDGDTGKILYQKNVDMMLPPASMTKMMTEYLLLESIKKNKISWDQKTRITEHAHKISQNRGLSNVPLRVDEQYTVRELYEAMAIYSANGATIALAELISGSEAEFVKKMNAKAKELGLKDYHFVNSTGLNNKDLMGQHAAGDANEENMMSARSTAILAFRLINDYPEVLETASIPVKNFRDGTDDEIEMDNWNWMLPELVYGYEGVDGLKTGSTDLAGFAFTGTIKKGDTRLLSVVMKTNSYKARFDETKKLFDYGFDNFEKAEILPGNYQMKDQKTLPVVKGKEKEVKVSTKEPLSLVIKRGEKENYKPKFVVDKKKINKDGELTAPVKKGDVVGHLKIEYKGKGEDYGYLLDGDTKGKTEVAAAKSVEKANWLVLALRGVGSFFGGIWSGTVDMIKGLF, from the coding sequence ATGGGTTTGGAGGTGCAGTTTTTGAACAGCAAGATAAAGCAACTTTTAGTGTTAACATTGATTTTTTCGTTTTTTGCAACGAGTTTATTAGGATTTTCTAATTCAGCAAGTGCAGCACCGTCTTTAGATGTGAAAGCTGAGGCTGCTATATTGGTAGATGGTGATACAGGGAAAATATTATATCAGAAAAACGTTGATATGATGCTTCCTCCAGCAAGTATGACCAAAATGATGACCGAATACTTATTGTTAGAATCAATTAAGAAAAATAAAATTTCATGGGATCAAAAAACGCGTATCACTGAACACGCACATAAGATCTCACAAAATCGAGGACTGTCTAACGTACCATTAAGAGTAGACGAGCAATACACAGTTCGTGAATTATATGAAGCAATGGCTATTTACTCTGCTAACGGAGCAACGATTGCGTTAGCAGAATTAATTTCTGGTTCTGAAGCTGAATTCGTTAAAAAAATGAATGCTAAAGCAAAAGAATTAGGCTTAAAAGATTATCATTTTGTAAACTCCACTGGTTTGAACAACAAAGATTTAATGGGTCAGCACGCAGCTGGAGATGCAAATGAAGAGAATATGATGAGTGCCCGTTCAACGGCAATTCTTGCTTTCCGTCTGATCAATGATTATCCGGAAGTCCTTGAAACAGCAAGTATCCCTGTAAAAAATTTCCGTGACGGCACGGACGATGAAATTGAGATGGATAACTGGAACTGGATGCTTCCTGAACTTGTTTATGGATATGAAGGTGTAGACGGTTTGAAAACAGGATCTACGGATCTTGCTGGTTTTGCATTTACAGGTACGATTAAAAAAGGTGATACACGTCTTTTATCAGTTGTTATGAAAACCAACAGCTATAAAGCACGTTTTGATGAAACGAAAAAACTATTCGACTACGGGTTTGATAACTTCGAAAAAGCAGAGATTTTACCTGGTAATTATCAGATGAAAGATCAAAAAACTCTTCCTGTCGTAAAAGGGAAAGAGAAAGAAGTTAAAGTTTCAACGAAAGAGCCACTTTCTCTTGTTATTAAACGAGGAGAAAAAGAGAACTACAAACCTAAATTTGTAGTTGATAAGAAAAAAATCAATAAAGACGGTGAATTAACTGCCCCTGTTAAAAAGGGAGATGTTGTTGGCCACCTCAAAATCGAGTACAAAGGTAAAGGCGAAGATTACGGTTACCTGCTTGATGGAGATACAAAAGGAAAGACAGAAGTTGCAGCAGCAAAATCTGTTGAAAAAGCAAACTGGTTAGTTCTTGCGTTAAGAGGTGTAGGAAGCTTCTTTGGCGGAATCTGGTCCGGAACTGTGGACATGATTAAAGGTTTGTTTTAA
- the pdxS gene encoding pyridoxal 5'-phosphate synthase lyase subunit PdxS has translation MLKTGTERVKRGMAEMQKGGVIMDVINAEQARIAEEAGAVAVMALERVPSDIRAAGGVARMADPTIVEEVLNAVSIPVMAKARIGHIVEARVLEAMGVDYIDESEVLTPADEVFHLLKSDYTVPFVCGARDLGEASRRIGEGASMLRTKGEPGTGNIVEAVRHMRMIQGQIRKVVAMSEDELMTEAKNLGAPFEVLLQIKKAGKLPVVNFAAGGIATPADAALMMQLGADGVFVGSGIFKSENPEKFARAIVEATTHYQDYKLIAELSKGLGTPMKGIEISTLAQGERMQERGW, from the coding sequence ATGTTGAAAACAGGTACTGAACGTGTAAAAAGAGGAATGGCAGAAATGCAAAAAGGCGGCGTCATTATGGACGTTATAAACGCTGAGCAAGCACGTATTGCTGAAGAAGCTGGTGCAGTAGCAGTAATGGCATTAGAACGTGTTCCTTCAGATATTCGTGCAGCAGGCGGGGTAGCCCGAATGGCTGATCCAACAATCGTAGAAGAAGTTTTAAATGCTGTATCTATTCCTGTGATGGCAAAGGCGCGTATCGGACATATCGTTGAAGCACGCGTGCTTGAAGCTATGGGTGTTGACTATATCGACGAGAGTGAAGTGTTAACACCTGCAGATGAAGTTTTCCACTTGTTAAAGAGTGACTACACTGTACCTTTCGTATGCGGTGCACGTGACCTTGGAGAAGCATCACGCCGTATTGGTGAAGGTGCATCAATGCTTCGTACAAAAGGTGAGCCTGGAACAGGAAACATCGTTGAAGCAGTTCGTCACATGAGAATGATTCAAGGACAAATCCGCAAAGTTGTAGCTATGAGCGAGGACGAGCTTATGACTGAAGCAAAGAACTTAGGTGCTCCATTTGAAGTTCTACTTCAGATCAAAAAAGCAGGCAAGCTTCCTGTAGTTAACTTTGCAGCGGGCGGTATCGCTACACCAGCAGATGCAGCACTTATGATGCAGCTTGGTGCAGACGGTGTATTCGTAGGATCTGGAATCTTCAAATCTGAGAATCCAGAAAAATTTGCTCGCGCGATCGTTGAAGCAACTACTCATTATCAAGATTACAAATTAATCGCTGAACTTTCTAAAGGTCTGGGCACTCCTATGAAAGGTATTGAAATTTCTACACTGGCTCAAGGTGAGCGCATGCAGGAGCGAGGCTGGTAA
- the pdxT gene encoding pyridoxal 5'-phosphate synthase glutaminase subunit PdxT → MLKIGILALQGAVQEHVKAIEASGAQAIAVKRVEELEDLDGLVMPGGESTAMRRLIDKYLFLEPLKEFAKNKPIFGTCAGLILMAKRIQGQDTAHLELIDMTVERNAFGRQVDSFEADLMIHGVGEDFTGVFIRAPFIVEVGPEVEILSKHNDRIVAAKQGHFLCAAFHPELTDDYRLHQYFVKMVQSNKEVVA, encoded by the coding sequence ATGCTGAAAATCGGAATACTTGCTTTACAAGGAGCAGTACAGGAGCATGTTAAAGCGATAGAAGCTTCTGGAGCTCAAGCTATAGCAGTTAAACGTGTAGAAGAGCTTGAGGATCTTGATGGCTTGGTTATGCCAGGCGGCGAAAGTACAGCGATGAGACGATTGATCGATAAATATCTATTCCTTGAACCGTTAAAGGAATTTGCCAAAAATAAACCTATTTTTGGTACTTGTGCAGGATTAATTTTAATGGCAAAAAGAATTCAGGGTCAGGACACAGCTCATCTGGAGCTGATCGACATGACAGTTGAACGCAACGCGTTTGGCCGCCAAGTAGACAGCTTTGAAGCTGATCTTATGATTCACGGAGTCGGTGAAGATTTTACAGGCGTATTCATCCGAGCACCGTTCATCGTAGAAGTAGGTCCTGAAGTTGAAATTCTTTCAAAGCATAACGACCGAATCGTTGCAGCTAAACAAGGTCATTTCTTATGTGCAGCTTTCCATCCGGAATTGACGGACGACTACCGTTTACATCAGTATTTTGTAAAAATGGTGCAATCCAACAAAGAAGTAGTTGCATAA